A genomic segment from Propioniciclava sp. MC1595 encodes:
- a CDS encoding TetR/AcrR family transcriptional regulator, giving the protein MARPKYAVGDQTAKEKLAAAFWRLLADKPYAKLSALDVVREAGINKNTFYYHYTGIDDMAEDAVESTLDPAMLLATLSSLRSVNASTTAMHTPLDANLDRLCLVAGEHSTPALRLLLKNALRTAWCEALRIDESQLELQQQIALEFALGGVLEVMAYRSRVVTPFNFATAAGVLVRDGVLDAVLRSITQNRRPQEATTPLLTTWSADTLTTTPQHP; this is encoded by the coding sequence ATGGCCCGCCCGAAGTACGCAGTTGGAGATCAAACCGCCAAGGAGAAGCTCGCGGCCGCATTCTGGCGCCTGCTCGCGGACAAGCCGTACGCCAAGCTGTCGGCTCTCGACGTCGTGCGTGAAGCTGGCATCAACAAGAACACGTTCTATTACCACTACACAGGTATCGACGACATGGCCGAGGACGCCGTGGAATCCACCCTCGACCCGGCAATGCTGCTCGCCACCCTGTCGTCCCTCAGATCCGTCAACGCTTCGACCACGGCCATGCACACCCCCCTGGACGCGAACCTCGACCGGCTCTGCCTGGTGGCCGGCGAGCACAGTACGCCGGCCCTGCGACTGCTCCTCAAGAACGCACTGAGAACTGCGTGGTGCGAGGCGTTGCGCATCGACGAGTCCCAACTGGAACTCCAACAGCAGATCGCCCTCGAGTTCGCGCTGGGGGGCGTGCTGGAAGTCATGGCCTACCGCTCCCGGGTCGTGACCCCCTTCAACTTCGCCACCGCGGCAGGAGTGCTGGTGCGAGACGGGGTTCTCGACGCCGTCCTCCGATCCATCACTCAGAATCGGCGACCTCAGGAAGCGACGACACCACTTCTGACGACTTGGAGCGCGGACACGCTGACGACCACGCCTCAGCATCCATGA
- a CDS encoding TadE family protein gives MRRSRTKQSAKRGERGSSSVEMVIALPIVLTVLFLAVQAGTWFHARSIALASAQSGARTSAMLNSSLEAGLSSARSFATDVGGTTLTGVTVTGDRTATSTTVTVSGHSVRLVPFMDVTVSQSATLPVERYTR, from the coding sequence ATGCGACGGTCCAGGACCAAGCAGTCGGCGAAGCGAGGGGAGCGCGGCTCGTCATCGGTCGAGATGGTGATCGCGCTCCCGATCGTGCTCACCGTGCTGTTCCTGGCCGTCCAGGCCGGCACCTGGTTCCACGCCCGGTCGATCGCGCTGGCGTCGGCCCAGTCGGGCGCCCGCACGTCGGCGATGCTCAACTCCTCCCTGGAGGCGGGGTTGTCGAGCGCGAGGTCCTTCGCCACTGACGTGGGAGGGACGACGCTGACCGGCGTGACCGTCACCGGCGACAGGACCGCTACCAGCACCACCGTGACGGTGAGCGGCCACAGCGTCCGGCTCGTGCCGTTCATGGACGTGACCGTGTCCCAGTCGGCCACGCTGCCGGTCGAGAGGTACACGCGATGA
- a CDS encoding TadE/TadG family type IV pilus assembly protein, translating into MKPRVHESRRFRLGRPKARGWKAAADERGSAAIELVLLVPALMLLLMFAVAGGRVAIAHGSVQQAAADAARAASIARTAGAAQTTAVAAARATLANQGLTCASMTVTLDTSGFSRPVGTPASVAATVSCTVELSELSLPGLPDRVVSATVTSPLDVFRGR; encoded by the coding sequence ATGAAGCCGCGAGTTCATGAATCCCGACGCTTCAGGCTCGGGAGGCCCAAGGCTCGGGGCTGGAAGGCCGCCGCCGATGAGCGCGGCTCGGCGGCGATCGAACTGGTGTTGTTGGTGCCGGCACTCATGCTCCTGCTGATGTTCGCCGTGGCCGGCGGCCGGGTGGCCATCGCCCACGGGAGCGTCCAGCAAGCCGCTGCGGACGCCGCACGCGCGGCGTCCATCGCCCGCACCGCGGGTGCCGCGCAAACCACCGCGGTGGCGGCAGCGCGCGCCACCCTCGCCAACCAGGGGCTGACGTGCGCGTCCATGACGGTCACGCTCGACACCTCGGGGTTCTCCAGGCCGGTGGGAACGCCCGCCAGTGTCGCGGCGACCGTGAGCTGCACGGTGGAACTCTCGGAGCTGTCCCTGCCGGGCCTGCCGGACCGGGTCGTCAGCGCGACGGTCACGAGTCCGCTCGATGTGTTCAGGGGGAGATGA
- a CDS encoding TadE/TadG family type IV pilus assembly protein, which translates to MRRRDERGSVTVWGVLVALILTLVIGITVDLTGQVNAQQRAHDLAQQAGRTAANQVQASQIMRGQSPQIDTAAARTAAASYLHAAGVEGSVSITGPTTLSVHVTVVYQPKFLGTAGVGPKTVSGDATILLSRVVNGAPR; encoded by the coding sequence ATGAGGCGTCGCGATGAGCGAGGCTCGGTCACGGTCTGGGGCGTGCTGGTCGCCCTGATCCTCACCCTCGTGATCGGCATCACGGTCGACCTCACCGGGCAGGTCAACGCCCAACAGCGCGCGCACGACCTGGCCCAGCAGGCGGGGCGAACGGCCGCGAACCAGGTGCAGGCCAGCCAGATCATGCGCGGCCAGTCCCCGCAGATCGACACCGCCGCCGCCCGCACGGCCGCAGCGTCCTACCTCCATGCCGCCGGCGTCGAGGGCAGCGTGAGCATCACCGGTCCGACCACCCTGTCGGTGCACGTCACCGTCGTCTACCAGCCGAAGTTCCTCGGAACCGCAGGCGTCGGCCCCAAGACGGTCAGCGGCGACGCCACCATCCTGCTGTCGCGTGTCGTGAACGGAGCCCCCCGATGA
- a CDS encoding CpaF family protein, whose amino-acid sequence MTKQPQPTWERPDLASVPLFTAFGDGTDPARPGRVRSGFTLSTAVAPTSSSLHVVGREAKLGAGGRPSERSTEVDWDEASELRALASKRFSERIGQSPLADETARQELGRAVIMQVVQEATEARFAVNGSVSSATAQDALAQAVFDLMFGLGRLQPLVDRPDVENIIVVGHDRVFLDLVGGEKVPGPPVAASDDELIQLLQDLASRADPPRVFSDANPDLHLNLEGARLAASAFVTHRPSVVIRRHRLVRITLDDLVGLGTVSPLLASFLAAAVRARLSIVVSGQQGDGKTTLLRALCAEIGPEEVLGTFETERELGLEQLVDEHPVVFSWEARPGSGERGPDGRPVNEFTLQDGMHASFRYALDRQIVGEVRGREVAQMIMAMESGSGSLSTTHAASASDTMEKLVSCAMQSGEFTRDSAVMKLARCLGLVVQLRSMYVRGRDGSVRKRRVIDEVLAITPGEESAGYAATTVFRSDPDGPAVAFVLPDHLRMLAGHGFTANEFLLEAQRHGGVA is encoded by the coding sequence ATGACCAAGCAGCCCCAGCCCACCTGGGAAAGGCCAGACCTGGCCAGCGTGCCCCTGTTCACCGCCTTCGGCGACGGCACCGATCCGGCGCGGCCGGGCCGCGTCCGCTCCGGGTTCACCCTGTCGACGGCAGTCGCACCGACATCATCGTCACTCCACGTCGTGGGCCGCGAGGCCAAGTTGGGCGCCGGGGGTCGACCCTCGGAGCGGTCGACCGAGGTGGACTGGGACGAGGCGTCGGAACTGCGCGCGCTGGCGTCCAAACGCTTCTCGGAACGGATCGGGCAGTCCCCCCTGGCTGACGAGACCGCGCGCCAGGAGCTCGGGCGGGCCGTGATCATGCAGGTCGTCCAGGAGGCGACCGAGGCGCGGTTCGCGGTCAACGGCTCCGTCAGCTCCGCCACCGCGCAGGACGCCTTGGCGCAGGCCGTCTTCGACCTGATGTTCGGGCTGGGCCGGCTGCAGCCGTTGGTCGATCGCCCGGACGTCGAGAACATCATCGTCGTCGGGCACGACCGGGTGTTCCTGGACCTGGTCGGCGGAGAGAAGGTGCCGGGGCCACCGGTCGCGGCGTCCGACGATGAGTTGATCCAGCTGCTGCAGGACCTGGCGTCCAGAGCCGATCCGCCCCGCGTGTTCTCCGACGCCAACCCCGACCTCCACCTGAACCTGGAGGGCGCCCGCTTGGCGGCGTCCGCGTTCGTCACGCATCGGCCGAGCGTCGTGATCCGCCGACACCGCCTGGTGCGCATCACCCTCGACGACCTCGTCGGCCTCGGCACGGTCAGCCCCCTGCTCGCGTCGTTCCTGGCGGCGGCCGTGAGGGCCAGGCTGTCGATCGTCGTGTCCGGCCAGCAGGGCGACGGGAAGACCACGCTGCTGCGGGCCTTGTGTGCCGAGATCGGCCCGGAGGAGGTGCTGGGCACCTTCGAGACCGAGCGGGAACTCGGTCTGGAACAGTTGGTCGACGAGCACCCGGTCGTGTTCTCGTGGGAGGCGCGTCCGGGCTCCGGGGAGCGGGGCCCCGACGGGCGTCCGGTGAACGAGTTCACACTGCAGGACGGCATGCACGCCTCCTTCCGGTACGCGCTCGACCGGCAGATCGTCGGCGAGGTTCGCGGACGCGAGGTGGCCCAGATGATCATGGCCATGGAGTCCGGTTCGGGCTCGTTGTCGACGACACACGCCGCGTCGGCGTCCGACACCATGGAGAAACTGGTCAGCTGCGCCATGCAGTCCGGCGAGTTCACCCGCGACTCGGCCGTGATGAAGCTGGCTCGCTGCCTCGGCCTCGTGGTGCAACTGCGATCCATGTACGTCCGCGGCCGCGACGGCTCCGTGCGCAAACGGCGCGTGATCGACGAAGTGCTAGCGATCACGCCGGGCGAGGAGTCCGCCGGCTACGCCGCGACCACCGTCTTCCGCAGCGACCCCGACGGCCCGGCCGTCGCCTTCGTACTACCCGACCACCTGCGGATGCTCGCCGGCCACGGGTTCACCGCGAACGAGTTCCTCCTGGAGGCGCAACGCCACGGTGGTGTCGCATGA
- a CDS encoding MarR family transcriptional regulator, whose protein sequence is MPAYSDAPLPGELDALVGMGMNRVKLALAVALAEHGGCLSTPELVAALGEGVAGTTIARNLNELENHGYVTGDVPRDDRRRRRTHWTLNHAKLHADLRALIQATTLSAESPTASG, encoded by the coding sequence GTGCCTGCCTACTCCGACGCCCCGCTTCCCGGCGAGTTGGACGCGTTGGTCGGCATGGGCATGAACCGAGTCAAGCTCGCGCTCGCCGTGGCGCTCGCCGAACACGGGGGGTGTCTCAGCACGCCGGAGCTCGTCGCCGCGCTCGGTGAGGGGGTCGCGGGTACCACCATCGCGCGCAACCTCAACGAGCTCGAGAACCACGGCTACGTCACCGGCGACGTTCCCCGCGACGACCGCCGCCGGCGGCGCACGCACTGGACGCTCAACCATGCGAAGCTCCACGCCGATTTGCGTGCCCTCATCCAAGCCACCACACTGTCCGCCGAATCCCCGACCGCGTCGGGCTGA
- a CDS encoding type II secretion system F family protein, whose product MNPLVPALVSVLGVGGVMGLVAGLRRVPIPTGAPATPRILVRLASVPRRVLVAGVLAAVAGVVVALLSGWVIAIVVFPLAAVGLPVVLGVSDESHTIERLEGLAEWTRNLAGVITVGVGLEGALVATLRTAPDVIRPEVTTLVGRIRSRWNTAEALRAFADQFNDSTGDLVAATLILAAQKRADGLSQILSGLAESVSAEVAARRHLEADRSKPRQTARIVTLITVVCLVGMAATGQYLEPYRSPMGQVVLSVLLSLYVVGLVVMRRMARVKPLPRLLASGDPS is encoded by the coding sequence ATGAACCCGCTGGTTCCCGCGCTCGTGAGCGTCCTCGGCGTCGGTGGCGTGATGGGGCTGGTCGCCGGGCTCCGTCGCGTGCCGATCCCGACGGGCGCACCGGCAACGCCCCGGATCCTGGTGCGGCTGGCTTCCGTCCCGCGCCGCGTCCTGGTCGCCGGTGTCCTGGCGGCAGTGGCCGGGGTAGTGGTCGCTCTGCTATCGGGCTGGGTGATCGCCATCGTGGTCTTCCCGCTGGCGGCGGTCGGCCTGCCGGTGGTCCTGGGCGTCTCGGACGAGTCCCACACGATCGAACGCCTCGAAGGCCTGGCGGAGTGGACGCGCAACCTGGCCGGCGTCATCACCGTCGGTGTCGGACTGGAGGGCGCCCTCGTGGCCACGCTGCGCACCGCACCCGACGTCATCCGTCCGGAGGTGACCACGCTGGTGGGCCGGATCCGGTCGCGGTGGAACACGGCCGAGGCGCTCCGCGCGTTCGCCGACCAGTTCAACGACTCGACCGGTGATCTGGTGGCAGCCACCTTGATCCTCGCCGCGCAGAAGCGGGCGGACGGTCTGTCCCAGATCCTGTCCGGGCTCGCCGAGTCGGTGTCCGCGGAGGTCGCCGCCCGGCGTCATCTGGAGGCCGACCGCAGCAAGCCGCGCCAGACAGCGCGGATCGTCACCCTGATTACCGTGGTGTGCCTGGTGGGGATGGCCGCCACCGGCCAGTACCTGGAGCCGTACCGCTCACCGATGGGGCAGGTCGTCCTGTCGGTGCTCCTCTCCCTCTATGTCGTCGGTCTCGTAGTCATGCGACGGATGGCCCGGGTCAAGCCGCTGCCCAGACTGTTGGCGTCCGGAGACCCGTCATGA
- a CDS encoding helix-turn-helix domain-containing protein encodes MTMRTYESLPTAAARIGVSVKTIRRRIAEGVLPVYRCGRILRLDPEDVDAMFSRYQQWTASEFSSKGRGPTRRAS; translated from the coding sequence ATGACCATGCGAACCTACGAGTCGTTGCCCACGGCCGCTGCTCGGATCGGCGTGAGCGTGAAGACCATCCGCCGCCGGATCGCCGAGGGCGTCTTGCCCGTGTACCGGTGCGGCCGCATCCTTAGACTGGACCCGGAGGACGTGGACGCAATGTTCAGCCGGTACCAGCAATGGACGGCGTCCGAGTTCAGTTCGAAGGGACGCGGCCCGACCAGACGCGCGTCGTAG
- a CDS encoding AEC family transporter, translated as MLDILVITAPLYLCILAGWAATRFGMFRRSDMDIIGGFVMNIALPALMFLSVAQRPLTEVANPTYLLAYAITSVVVLVAAYLWSRRMNRTPRAAAAFDALGAGGANSGFVGFPLLLVVMPSVAGVVFGMNVIVESLITVPLCFFWAERGEDATGLLRSIRRSVGSMLRMPVFVALLAGIVVAATGLRLPDVLVTSFDLLGRASTGAALFSVGGLLVGLSIRGNVRRLIAVTVAKLALMPAVAWASATGLALLAVLL; from the coding sequence GTGCTCGACATCCTGGTCATCACCGCGCCCCTCTACCTGTGCATCCTGGCGGGCTGGGCGGCGACGCGCTTCGGGATGTTCCGTCGCTCCGACATGGACATCATCGGCGGCTTCGTCATGAACATCGCCCTGCCAGCCCTCATGTTCCTGTCCGTCGCCCAGAGACCGCTCACCGAGGTCGCGAACCCCACGTACCTGCTGGCGTACGCGATCACCAGCGTGGTCGTCTTGGTGGCGGCCTACCTGTGGTCCCGGCGCATGAACCGGACGCCGCGGGCTGCGGCCGCCTTCGATGCGCTCGGGGCAGGCGGGGCGAACTCCGGGTTCGTGGGCTTCCCGTTGCTGCTGGTCGTGATGCCCTCCGTCGCCGGGGTCGTGTTCGGCATGAACGTGATCGTCGAGTCCCTGATCACCGTGCCACTGTGCTTCTTCTGGGCCGAGCGAGGCGAGGACGCCACCGGCCTGCTCCGGAGCATCCGCCGTTCGGTGGGTTCGATGCTGCGCATGCCGGTGTTCGTCGCGCTCCTCGCCGGCATCGTTGTCGCGGCGACGGGACTCAGGCTCCCCGATGTCCTGGTGACGTCCTTCGACCTGCTCGGCCGCGCTAGCACCGGCGCGGCTCTGTTCTCCGTCGGCGGGCTGCTGGTGGGGCTGTCCATCCGGGGCAACGTCCGCCGGCTCATCGCTGTCACGGTGGCCAAGCTGGCGCTGATGCCGGCGGTGGCCTGGGCGTCCGCCACGGGACTGGCGCTGCTGGCCGTCCTGCTCTGA
- a CDS encoding ATP/GTP-binding protein produces MPPREVPCSNPELGTWSNARACYIKAASPPPPLTDAVWSGNTTGSIYRCSASGIWSGPGSYLFWADSAPGVVPDPRVLAQQAVTQMRLRAVTIGMAPDPSPGSVGLVGLPIWLWVASPDQSTWGPNTKTASAGGYSVTATGKVTRVVWSMGDGGTVACTSTGTSYTDSFGMSASPDCGYRYPKQGTYTVTATSYWTINWSGIGESGVINQTYTSSVVVTIGELQTVVKG; encoded by the coding sequence ATGCCTCCTCGCGAGGTCCCTTGTTCGAACCCGGAGCTGGGGACCTGGAGCAACGCCCGAGCCTGCTACATCAAGGCCGCGTCGCCGCCGCCCCCGCTGACGGACGCGGTGTGGAGCGGCAACACGACGGGGTCGATCTACCGGTGTTCGGCTTCCGGCATCTGGTCGGGTCCGGGCTCCTACCTGTTCTGGGCCGACAGTGCTCCGGGTGTCGTCCCGGACCCCCGCGTCCTGGCGCAGCAGGCGGTCACCCAGATGCGCCTTCGCGCGGTCACGATCGGGATGGCGCCGGATCCCTCGCCCGGCTCGGTGGGCCTCGTCGGGCTGCCGATCTGGCTGTGGGTGGCGTCGCCGGACCAGAGCACGTGGGGACCCAACACGAAGACCGCGTCTGCGGGCGGCTACTCCGTCACCGCGACCGGCAAGGTCACCCGGGTGGTCTGGAGCATGGGCGACGGCGGGACCGTCGCGTGCACGTCCACGGGCACCTCCTACACGGACTCGTTCGGGATGTCGGCGTCGCCGGACTGCGGCTACCGCTACCCGAAGCAAGGCACCTACACGGTCACCGCGACGAGCTACTGGACCATCAACTGGTCCGGGATCGGCGAGTCCGGTGTCATCAACCAGACGTACACGAGCTCGGTCGTGGTCACGATCGGCGAACTCCAGACCGTGGTGAAGGGATGA
- a CDS encoding type II secretion system F family protein: MTGLQLAALTGLMLATSVLCAVWWLAPTVPALGPALDRLTGVPTAPALLGGVDAQDRVGAWVARWVPRWVWMTPVKELALLRRTEASFYGEKLILAAIGLVAPPLLSTLFNVFGLRFPIAVPLIASLVGAVGLFVLPNLDIHGKAKAARLEFNHVLTGFIDLVALERRAGSGPRQALENAARVGRGQWVFDRLAEGFTQSSVDGRPPWDVLRAMGDELALPELDDLANIMALAEQQTMPVYQTLREHNRALRVALLTDEQARANAASERLTIPATMLAIVFIAILLGPSLMTLMSNT; the protein is encoded by the coding sequence ATGACCGGCCTGCAGCTCGCCGCCCTGACGGGCCTGATGCTCGCCACGAGCGTGCTGTGCGCAGTCTGGTGGCTCGCTCCGACCGTGCCGGCGCTCGGTCCCGCGTTGGACCGGTTGACCGGTGTGCCGACAGCTCCGGCCCTCCTGGGCGGCGTGGACGCCCAGGATCGGGTGGGTGCGTGGGTCGCGCGATGGGTGCCGAGGTGGGTGTGGATGACGCCGGTCAAGGAGCTGGCGCTGCTGCGCCGGACGGAGGCCAGCTTCTACGGCGAGAAGCTGATCCTGGCTGCCATCGGCCTGGTCGCACCCCCGCTGCTGTCGACGCTGTTCAACGTGTTCGGCTTGCGGTTCCCGATCGCGGTCCCGCTGATCGCGTCGCTGGTCGGCGCCGTCGGGCTCTTCGTGCTGCCCAACCTGGACATCCACGGCAAGGCGAAGGCAGCGCGACTCGAGTTCAACCACGTGTTGACCGGCTTCATCGACCTGGTGGCCCTCGAACGCCGCGCCGGTTCCGGCCCCCGTCAGGCGCTGGAGAACGCGGCGCGCGTGGGCCGCGGCCAGTGGGTCTTCGACCGCCTGGCGGAAGGCTTCACCCAGTCCAGCGTCGATGGACGCCCACCGTGGGACGTCCTCCGCGCGATGGGCGACGAACTGGCCCTGCCCGAGCTCGACGATCTGGCCAACATCATGGCGCTGGCCGAGCAGCAGACCATGCCCGTCTACCAGACCCTCCGGGAACACAACCGAGCGCTGCGCGTAGCGCTCCTGACCGACGAGCAGGCCCGTGCGAACGCCGCCTCCGAGCGGCTCACCATCCCTGCGACCATGCTGGCGATCGTTTTCATCGCCATCCTGCTGGGGCCATCCCTGATGACCCTGATGAGCAACACCTGA
- a CDS encoding HXXEE domain-containing protein, which translates to MGLDWFMTVWPWVGLGAAIVLLIVLFATDWLQADKAISRWRDLTWIAWLAAVAYMLHNVEEYGLDFTGTTLAFPGLMAGLLGSMPGWMFFLCVNLSLVWVMGPAAALLSGRYPAMAFGMIGVQAINSLTHVPGAVVLGTVKGGFVTAIVLFVPLVVWAFLGLTGGGSDGLRRSTLWGFVGIGLLYHLALFATVPLYLNGILDGTGMGLLMLVAGGVTFAAWLWLAKRADVRRVEASFGAVGTVVA; encoded by the coding sequence ATGGGACTCGATTGGTTCATGACGGTGTGGCCGTGGGTGGGCCTTGGGGCGGCGATCGTGCTGCTCATCGTGCTGTTCGCCACGGATTGGCTCCAGGCGGACAAGGCGATCTCGCGGTGGCGTGATCTGACGTGGATCGCGTGGCTGGCTGCGGTGGCATACATGCTCCACAACGTCGAGGAGTACGGGCTTGACTTCACGGGGACCACCCTGGCGTTTCCAGGCTTGATGGCTGGTTTGCTGGGATCGATGCCCGGGTGGATGTTCTTCCTGTGCGTGAACCTGTCACTGGTGTGGGTGATGGGCCCTGCCGCTGCGCTGTTGAGCGGGAGATACCCGGCGATGGCATTCGGGATGATCGGCGTCCAGGCCATCAACAGCCTCACGCACGTCCCCGGCGCTGTGGTGTTAGGGACGGTGAAGGGCGGCTTCGTCACCGCTATCGTCCTGTTCGTTCCGCTCGTCGTCTGGGCCTTCCTTGGCCTCACGGGCGGTGGGAGTGATGGCCTGCGCCGGTCGACGCTGTGGGGCTTCGTCGGGATCGGCCTGCTGTACCACCTCGCGCTCTTCGCGACGGTGCCCCTGTACCTCAACGGAATCCTCGACGGCACCGGGATGGGACTGCTGATGCTCGTCGCCGGCGGCGTCACTTTCGCGGCGTGGCTGTGGCTTGCCAAGCGCGCCGACGTCCGGCGTGTTGAAGCATCCTTCGGAGCTGTTGGCACAGTCGTGGCGTGA
- a CDS encoding site-specific integrase codes for MVARRRIRPGTAALYAKLLRLTILPTFAKRPLGEITAAEISTWYAEMRTTPTQQANAYGLLKSIFKEAVEERLVEVSPCRVKAGTQKERAREIDVLTVDQLNRYLAAVPEARRVPLLLAGWCGLRSGEVRGLRVRDLDLDIGVVHVRQAVVRLKGQLLIGPPKTDAGVRTVSIPPHLLPALRAWAARQPVREREALLFPARDGHSPLNDSVLRVAHNKGKAAIDMPGLTVHGLRHTSATLAAQLGATLAELQARIGHSTPNMAMRYQHVAAERDAQLAARMSAFATGRPSVAG; via the coding sequence GTGGTGGCCCGCCGGCGGATTCGACCCGGCACGGCGGCGCTGTATGCGAAGCTGCTCAGGCTGACCATCCTTCCCACGTTCGCCAAGCGGCCTCTTGGCGAGATCACCGCCGCGGAGATCTCCACCTGGTACGCCGAGATGCGGACGACGCCCACCCAACAGGCCAACGCCTACGGGCTCCTCAAGTCGATCTTCAAGGAGGCCGTCGAGGAGAGGCTCGTGGAGGTGAGCCCCTGCAGGGTGAAGGCGGGCACCCAGAAGGAACGCGCCCGCGAGATCGACGTGCTCACCGTCGACCAGCTCAACCGCTACCTGGCTGCCGTGCCTGAGGCGCGTCGGGTGCCCCTCTTGCTGGCCGGGTGGTGTGGTCTGCGCTCCGGCGAGGTGCGCGGGCTCCGCGTGCGCGACCTGGATCTGGACATCGGTGTGGTGCATGTCCGTCAGGCCGTCGTGCGACTCAAGGGGCAGCTCCTGATCGGCCCACCCAAGACGGACGCCGGGGTCAGGACGGTGTCCATCCCTCCCCACCTACTTCCGGCGTTGCGGGCGTGGGCGGCGCGCCAGCCGGTGCGTGAGCGGGAGGCGCTGCTGTTCCCGGCGCGCGACGGACACTCTCCGCTCAACGACAGCGTCCTTCGGGTCGCCCACAACAAGGGCAAGGCGGCCATCGACATGCCCGGGCTGACGGTCCATGGGTTGCGCCACACCAGCGCGACGCTGGCGGCCCAGTTGGGAGCCACCTTGGCCGAACTCCAGGCGCGGATCGGGCACAGCACGCCGAACATGGCCATGCGCTACCAGCACGTCGCGGCCGAACGCGACGCCCAACTCGCCGCCCGCATGTCAGCGTTCGCGACTGGTCGGCCGAGCGTGGCTGGATGA
- a CDS encoding SAF domain-containing protein, with translation MRTPTLAPTTATTTTPPAPPALGPVKTRRRPVLIIASVAALLLSALGGVWLWTAATSSVEVVVARAAVPRGAVIDAGDLMVARVSLDPAVASIPASEVSTVVGQRAALDISAGGLLTPDAIASETVPAKGETVVGLSLVDGMLPAIPLKTGDDVRVVQTPGAQGQVGDVSPVTIAAKVVAVTRSQDGQFALVDLLVSADAAPDLAARAATGKVAVVLDSRER, from the coding sequence GTGAGGACACCGACCTTGGCGCCGACGACGGCGACGACCACGACCCCTCCGGCGCCCCCGGCGTTGGGTCCCGTGAAGACCCGGCGGCGCCCGGTGCTGATCATCGCGTCCGTGGCGGCGCTCCTGCTGTCCGCGCTGGGCGGCGTGTGGCTGTGGACGGCGGCAACCTCGTCGGTCGAGGTCGTGGTGGCGAGGGCGGCCGTCCCTCGTGGCGCGGTGATCGACGCCGGTGATCTGATGGTCGCGCGGGTGTCGCTCGATCCCGCCGTCGCCTCGATCCCCGCCAGCGAGGTGTCGACGGTGGTGGGACAGCGAGCTGCGCTCGACATCTCTGCCGGCGGGCTCCTCACCCCGGACGCCATCGCGTCTGAGACGGTTCCGGCGAAGGGCGAGACCGTCGTCGGCCTGTCCCTGGTGGACGGGATGCTGCCCGCCATCCCGCTGAAGACCGGCGACGATGTCCGGGTCGTCCAGACACCCGGGGCACAGGGCCAGGTCGGCGACGTCTCGCCAGTGACCATCGCGGCCAAGGTCGTCGCGGTCACACGCTCGCAGGACGGGCAGTTCGCCCTGGTCGACCTGCTCGTGAGCGCGGACGCCGCGCCCGATCTGGCAGCCCGGGCCGCGACCGGCAAGGTCGCCGTGGTGCTCGACTCCCGGGAACGGTGA